The following proteins come from a genomic window of Bradyrhizobium paxllaeri:
- a CDS encoding transglycosylase domain-containing protein, which translates to MAWGRKKSGGRKEPLFGLPAALADLRLTPADRIPDATDDDKPKKPVPKRKHDEDDDEPPRERKARAAKSGAKRRSKRRFRFGRLVYWGAVLGLWAAIAIIGVVVWVGAHLPAIQSLEIPKRPPTIQIVGLDGSVLASRGEAPGSNVALKDLPPYLPKAFIAIEDRRFFSHYGIDPVGIARAVVANVMHRGVSQGGSTLTQQLAKNLFLTQERTMARKLQEVELALWLERKHSKNEILELYLNRVYFGSGAYGVEAASQRYFGKSAKNVTVAEAAMLAGLVKSPSRLAPNRNPEGAEARAGIVLAAMADAKFITDAQAKASIGHPSYKVKPAGAGTVNYVADWIGEVLDDLVGQIDQSIVVETTIDPKLQSVAEASIIDELAAKSVKFNVTQGALVAMTPDGAVRAMVGGRNYAESQYNRAVTAKRQPGSAFKPFIYLTAIEGGLTPETIRQDAPLDLKGWRPENYTHEYFGAVTLTQALAMSLNTVAVRLGLEVGPKNVVRTAHRLGISSKLDANPSIALGTSEVSVIELVAAYAPFANGGLGISPYVVTKIRTNEGKLLYARQPDQLGQVIEPRHAAMMNTMMQETLLSGTARKAEIPGWMAAGKTGTSQDFRDAWFIGYTANLVTGVWLGNDDNSPTKKATGGGLPVEVWTRFMRTAHQGVPVAALPNAQRGGFMSNLFQTASQVSTAPPPSAPQGGSYRPAPARTSAPPPNPNARPEAAAGLDGWLVDRLFGR; encoded by the coding sequence ATGGCGTGGGGACGGAAAAAGAGCGGCGGACGCAAGGAGCCGCTGTTCGGGCTTCCGGCAGCGCTCGCGGACCTGCGTCTGACGCCCGCCGACCGCATTCCGGACGCCACCGACGACGACAAGCCGAAAAAGCCAGTGCCGAAGCGCAAACACGACGAGGACGACGACGAGCCGCCGCGCGAGCGCAAAGCCCGCGCGGCCAAAAGCGGCGCCAAGCGACGCTCGAAACGCCGCTTCAGGTTCGGCCGGCTGGTCTATTGGGGCGCGGTGCTGGGCCTGTGGGCGGCGATCGCCATCATCGGCGTCGTGGTCTGGGTCGGCGCGCATCTGCCGGCGATCCAGTCGCTGGAAATCCCGAAGCGCCCGCCCACGATTCAGATCGTCGGCCTCGACGGCAGCGTGCTGGCCTCGCGGGGTGAAGCCCCCGGCTCCAATGTCGCGCTGAAGGATCTGCCGCCCTATCTGCCGAAGGCGTTCATCGCCATCGAGGACCGCCGCTTCTTTTCGCATTACGGCATCGATCCCGTCGGCATCGCACGCGCGGTCGTGGCCAACGTCATGCACCGCGGCGTCTCGCAGGGCGGCTCGACGCTGACGCAGCAACTCGCCAAGAACCTGTTCCTGACCCAGGAACGAACGATGGCGCGCAAGCTGCAGGAAGTGGAGCTGGCGCTATGGCTGGAGCGCAAGCACTCCAAGAACGAAATTCTCGAACTCTATCTCAACCGCGTCTATTTCGGCTCCGGCGCCTACGGCGTCGAGGCTGCCTCGCAGCGCTATTTCGGCAAGTCGGCGAAGAATGTCACGGTCGCGGAAGCCGCGATGCTGGCTGGCCTCGTCAAATCGCCGTCGCGGCTGGCGCCGAACCGCAACCCCGAAGGCGCGGAAGCGCGCGCCGGCATCGTGCTCGCGGCAATGGCGGACGCCAAATTCATCACCGATGCCCAGGCCAAGGCCTCGATCGGCCATCCCTCCTACAAGGTGAAGCCGGCCGGCGCCGGCACGGTCAATTACGTTGCCGACTGGATCGGCGAGGTACTCGACGATCTCGTCGGCCAGATCGACCAGAGCATCGTGGTCGAAACCACGATCGATCCGAAGCTGCAGAGTGTGGCGGAAGCCTCCATCATCGATGAACTCGCGGCCAAGAGCGTGAAATTCAACGTCACGCAGGGCGCGCTGGTGGCGATGACCCCCGATGGCGCGGTGCGCGCCATGGTCGGCGGGCGGAACTATGCCGAGAGCCAGTATAACCGCGCGGTCACGGCCAAGCGCCAACCCGGCTCGGCGTTCAAGCCGTTCATTTATCTAACCGCGATCGAAGGCGGGCTGACGCCGGAAACGATCCGCCAGGACGCACCGCTCGACCTCAAGGGCTGGCGGCCCGAGAACTACACCCATGAATATTTCGGCGCGGTGACGCTGACGCAGGCGCTTGCGATGTCGCTCAACACGGTCGCGGTGCGGCTCGGTCTCGAAGTCGGGCCGAAGAACGTGGTGCGGACCGCGCACCGGCTCGGCATCTCATCGAAGCTCGACGCCAACCCCTCGATCGCGCTTGGCACCTCGGAAGTCTCGGTCATCGAACTGGTCGCGGCCTATGCGCCGTTCGCCAATGGCGGGCTCGGCATCTCCCCGTATGTGGTGACCAAGATCCGGACCAATGAAGGCAAGCTGCTGTATGCCCGACAGCCTGACCAGCTCGGCCAGGTAATCGAGCCGCGTCATGCCGCGATGATGAATACGATGATGCAGGAAACACTGCTGTCAGGCACCGCGCGCAAGGCCGAGATTCCGGGCTGGATGGCCGCCGGCAAGACCGGCACCAGCCAGGATTTCCGCGACGCCTGGTTCATCGGCTACACGGCGAACCTCGTCACCGGCGTCTGGCTCGGCAATGACGACAACTCGCCGACCAAGAAGGCGACCGGCGGCGGCCTGCCGGTGGAAGTGTGGACCCGCTTCATGCGCACGGCCCATCAGGGCGTGCCGGTGGCAGCTCTGCCGAACGCGCAACGCGGCGGCTTCATGTCGAACCTGTTCCAGACCGCATCGCAGGTCAGCACCGCGCCGCCGCCATCGGCGCCGCAGGGCGGTTCGTACCGGCCGGCGCCGGCACGAACGTCGGCGCCGCCGCCCAACCCGAATGCGCGGCCCGAGGCTGCTGCAGGACTCGATGGCTGGCTGGTGGATCGGTTGTTTGGGCGGTAG
- a CDS encoding L,D-transpeptidase, whose translation MLDKPGLLIHGTNSPKTIGHLVASGCIRLVNDDVEDLYRRVSVETRVVFAS comes from the coding sequence TTGCTGGACAAGCCTGGGCTGCTGATTCACGGCACCAACTCACCCAAGACCATCGGCCATCTGGTCGCGTCCGGATGCATACGGCTCGTGAACGACGATGTCGAGGATTTGTACCGGCGCGTTTCGGTGGAAACGCGGGTCGTCTTCGCCAGCTAG
- a CDS encoding L,D-transpeptidase, whose amino-acid sequence MTVDYYSLLMKAIAGKDAVARDQIYKDAFSLITRSHLTREAASSHAAALEDAVRRIEDDIAAEEANSAAAINEVLLTDRNWKPLVIGAFAVAAVIALSALVYGFVATKGPAIVAASVKTSSPNAQRGREDVVMADLKPGVDGGSSGEVLPFALQRQVVFYRTTVVPGSIVVDRENRFLYLIDANNSARRYGIGVAQECLKGGSLSRVMNKLEWPDWRPSGANTKDADALLAAAVPAVRWEHARCCWTSLGC is encoded by the coding sequence ATGACCGTGGATTATTACTCGCTGCTGATGAAAGCGATTGCAGGCAAGGACGCGGTCGCACGTGATCAGATCTACAAGGACGCCTTTAGCCTCATCACGAGATCTCACCTCACGCGCGAGGCCGCCTCATCTCATGCCGCAGCGCTCGAAGACGCCGTCCGGCGGATCGAAGATGACATTGCCGCCGAGGAGGCGAACTCCGCAGCGGCCATCAACGAAGTGTTGTTGACAGACCGGAACTGGAAACCGCTCGTTATCGGCGCCTTCGCGGTAGCTGCAGTCATCGCCCTGTCGGCGTTGGTCTACGGCTTTGTAGCAACGAAAGGCCCCGCCATCGTCGCAGCCAGCGTGAAGACGTCATCGCCGAACGCGCAGCGCGGGCGCGAAGACGTCGTGATGGCGGACTTGAAGCCCGGCGTCGATGGCGGCTCTTCGGGCGAAGTCCTGCCGTTTGCGCTGCAGCGGCAAGTGGTATTCTACCGCACCACCGTCGTTCCGGGCTCGATCGTGGTCGATCGGGAAAACCGCTTTCTCTATCTGATCGATGCCAACAATTCCGCACGCCGTTATGGGATCGGAGTTGCCCAGGAGTGCCTGAAGGGGGGCAGCCTATCTCGCGTCATGAACAAGCTTGAATGGCCTGACTGGCGGCCTTCGGGCGCGAACACGAAGGACGCCGACGCGCTGCTCGCGGCGGCCGTCCCGGCAGTCCGCTGGGAGCACGCGCGCTGTTGCTGGACAAGCCTGGGCTGCTGA
- a CDS encoding polyhydroxyalkanoate depolymerase: MPIGEFGGAPPLVAEGSPAFTTPMYWMYEMGHASLNPARAVTDATKILFQNPLNPWSHTEIGKSIAAACELFERTTRRYGKPEWGLDFTEVNGVRTPVEVRSIWEKPFCRLLHFDRKLTRPLRNPHPRVLIVAPMSGHYATLLRGTVEAFLPTHEVYITDWTDARMVPLTEGRFDLDDYVDYVIEMLHVLGGNMHVIAVCQPSVPVVAAVSVMEAARDPFVPLSMTLMGGPIDTRRNPTAVNNLAEERGIEWFRNHVITKVPFPHPGVMRDVYPGFLQLSGFITMNLDRHTDAHKALFNNLVKGDGDMVDKHREFYDEYLAVMDLTAEYYLQTVDVVFVKHALPKGEMTHRGKPVDPSKIHRVALMTVEGEKDDISGLGQTEATHALCPHIPDHRRVHYVQKGVGHYGVFNGSRFRSEIVPRISDFMMSAANTNVSAATTKPTLVRAAE; the protein is encoded by the coding sequence ATGCCGATTGGTGAGTTTGGCGGCGCACCGCCGCTGGTGGCCGAAGGCAGTCCGGCGTTCACGACGCCGATGTACTGGATGTACGAAATGGGCCACGCGTCGCTCAATCCGGCACGTGCGGTGACCGACGCCACCAAGATCCTGTTTCAAAACCCGCTTAATCCCTGGTCGCATACCGAAATCGGCAAGTCGATCGCCGCCGCCTGCGAATTGTTCGAGCGCACCACCCGCCGTTACGGCAAGCCCGAATGGGGCCTCGACTTCACCGAGGTCAACGGCGTCCGCACGCCGGTGGAGGTCCGCTCGATCTGGGAAAAGCCGTTCTGCCGCCTCCTGCATTTCGATCGCAAGCTGACGCGGCCGTTGCGCAACCCCCATCCGCGCGTGCTGATCGTGGCGCCAATGTCCGGCCATTACGCGACGCTGTTGCGCGGCACGGTCGAGGCGTTCCTGCCGACGCATGAAGTCTACATCACCGACTGGACGGATGCGCGCATGGTTCCTCTCACCGAGGGCCGCTTCGATCTCGACGACTATGTCGACTACGTCATCGAGATGCTGCACGTGCTCGGCGGCAACATGCATGTGATCGCGGTGTGCCAGCCCTCGGTCCCGGTGGTGGCGGCGGTTTCCGTGATGGAAGCCGCACGCGATCCATTCGTGCCGTTGTCGATGACCCTGATGGGCGGCCCGATCGATACCCGCCGCAACCCGACCGCGGTGAACAACCTTGCCGAAGAACGCGGCATCGAATGGTTCCGCAACCACGTCATCACCAAAGTGCCGTTCCCGCATCCCGGCGTGATGCGCGACGTCTATCCGGGCTTTTTACAGTTGTCCGGCTTCATCACCATGAATCTCGACCGCCACACCGACGCGCACAAGGCACTGTTCAACAACCTGGTGAAGGGCGACGGCGACATGGTCGACAAGCACCGGGAGTTCTACGACGAATACCTCGCGGTGATGGATCTCACGGCGGAGTATTACCTGCAGACGGTCGACGTCGTGTTCGTCAAGCATGCGCTGCCCAAGGGCGAGATGACCCATCGCGGCAAGCCGGTCGATCCCTCGAAGATCCACCGCGTGGCGCTGATGACGGTGGAAGGCGAGAAGGACGACATCTCAGGCCTCGGTCAGACCGAAGCGACACACGCTTTGTGCCCCCACATTCCCGATCATCGTCGCGTGCACTACGTGCAAAAGGGCGTCGGACACTATGGTGTGTTCAACGGATCGCGATTCCGTTCCGAAATCGTGCCGCGCATCTCCGATTTCATGATGTCAGCGGCGAATACCAACGTGTCAGCGGCCACTACCAAGCCAACACTGGTCCGTGCGGCCGAATAG
- a CDS encoding SulP family inorganic anion transporter has protein sequence MKHWMRWLPGLDTLRRYEAAWLRHDILAGLVLAAMLVPVGIAYAEASGLPGIYGLYATIIPLIVYALFGPSRILVLGPDSALAAIILGVLVPLSGGDPLRAATLAAMMAIVSGTICILAGVARLGFVTELLSKPIRYGYMNGIALTVLISQLPKLFGFSIESDGPLRSLWATARAVFDGKTNWAAAGIGLGTLAVILLLQRYKRLPVVLIAVVGATAVVAALDLATRYDVTVLGPLALGLPGFAVPWIGPADVIPVLIGGCAVAMVSFADTSVLSRSYAARLGDRVDPNQEMVALGAANLATGLFQGFPISSSSSRTPVAEAAGARTQLTSVVGALAIAFLLLVTPNLLQHLPNAALAAVVIAAAISLIEITDLKRIYSIQRWEFWLSIVCFVGVAVLGVIPGIGLAIAIAIAEFLWDGWRPHSAVLGRADGVKGYHDITRYPDARQIPGLVLFRWDAPLFFANAEFFKERALDAVAKSPTSVRWLVVAAEPVTSVDVTAGDTLAELDEALHAQGIELCFAELKDPVKDKLRKFGLLAQLGENCFFLTVGAAVSSYLEVHDVEWEDWEDQATR, from the coding sequence ATGAAGCATTGGATGCGCTGGCTGCCAGGTCTCGACACCCTCCGCCGATATGAAGCGGCGTGGCTCAGGCACGATATACTTGCCGGGCTCGTGCTGGCAGCCATGCTGGTCCCGGTTGGCATCGCCTACGCGGAGGCCTCGGGCTTGCCCGGCATCTACGGTCTGTACGCGACGATCATACCGCTCATTGTCTACGCATTATTCGGCCCAAGCCGCATCCTTGTCCTGGGACCGGACTCGGCACTTGCAGCTATTATCCTTGGCGTTCTCGTTCCGTTGTCGGGTGGCGATCCCCTCCGCGCCGCAACCTTGGCCGCCATGATGGCAATCGTTTCCGGAACGATATGCATTCTGGCTGGCGTCGCGCGTCTGGGCTTTGTGACCGAGCTGCTTTCGAAGCCGATACGCTACGGCTACATGAACGGAATTGCGCTGACCGTATTGATCAGCCAACTGCCGAAGCTCTTCGGCTTCTCGATCGAGAGCGACGGACCTTTGCGGAGCCTATGGGCGACCGCCCGCGCCGTCTTTGACGGAAAGACCAACTGGGCCGCCGCCGGGATTGGGCTCGGCACGTTGGCGGTCATCCTGCTGCTTCAGAGATACAAGCGACTGCCAGTCGTCCTGATTGCAGTCGTCGGGGCAACAGCCGTTGTCGCTGCGCTGGATCTTGCGACGCGTTACGACGTGACGGTCCTGGGCCCCCTTGCGCTGGGGCTGCCCGGCTTCGCCGTTCCCTGGATCGGCCCCGCCGACGTCATCCCGGTGCTGATCGGCGGTTGCGCAGTCGCCATGGTTTCCTTTGCTGACACCAGCGTGCTCTCGCGGTCATATGCCGCACGATTGGGCGATCGGGTCGACCCCAACCAGGAAATGGTGGCGCTCGGCGCCGCCAATCTGGCAACCGGACTTTTCCAGGGTTTTCCGATCAGCAGCAGCAGTTCGCGTACGCCTGTTGCCGAAGCCGCCGGCGCCCGCACCCAACTGACCAGTGTCGTTGGTGCGCTCGCCATCGCCTTCCTTCTGCTGGTGACGCCGAACCTCCTTCAACATTTGCCCAACGCGGCATTGGCCGCCGTCGTCATCGCAGCAGCGATCAGCTTGATTGAGATCACCGATCTCAAGCGCATCTACAGCATTCAGCGGTGGGAGTTCTGGCTTTCGATCGTCTGCTTTGTCGGCGTCGCTGTGCTCGGCGTGATTCCGGGAATAGGTCTGGCAATCGCCATCGCCATTGCCGAGTTTCTATGGGACGGGTGGCGTCCCCACTCCGCCGTGTTGGGCCGCGCCGACGGCGTGAAAGGTTATCACGACATCACGAGATATCCGGATGCACGCCAGATTCCCGGGCTGGTCCTGTTCCGGTGGGATGCGCCCCTGTTCTTCGCCAATGCCGAATTTTTCAAGGAGCGCGCGCTGGATGCGGTGGCGAAGTCGCCGACATCAGTACGTTGGCTGGTCGTTGCGGCGGAGCCGGTCACCAGCGTGGACGTCACTGCCGGTGATACGCTCGCTGAACTGGACGAGGCGTTGCACGCACAGGGAATTGAGCTTTGTTTTGCCGAACTCAAGGATCCCGTGAAGGACAAGCTGAGAAAATTCGGTTTGTTGGCGCAGCTTGGCGAGAATTGCTTTTTCCTCACCGTCGGCGCAGCCGTTTCCAGCTACCTGGAAGTCCATGACGTAGAGTGGGAGGACTGGGAGGACCAAGCCACCCGGTAG
- a CDS encoding ABC transporter permease yields the protein MVLRYWYLLMSSWPRLLELIYWPALQIITWGFLQNYIAQNDNFFARAGGTLIGAVILWDILFRGQLGFSISFLEEMWARNLGNLMMSPLKPIEFLISLMIMSLIRLAIGVIPMTLLALFFFDFNFFAIGLPLIAFFCNLIFTSWSIGIFVSGLVLRNGLGAESIVWTLMFGLMPLACVYYPVSVLPGWLQWIAWTLPPTYVFEGMRALLINQTFRSDLMVWSLAINVVLLIASFAIFLALLRSAKRVGSLLGGGE from the coding sequence ATGGTGCTGCGTTATTGGTATCTCCTGATGTCGTCCTGGCCGCGGCTCCTGGAGCTGATCTATTGGCCGGCGCTGCAGATCATCACCTGGGGCTTTCTGCAGAACTACATCGCGCAGAACGACAATTTCTTTGCCCGCGCCGGCGGCACGCTGATCGGCGCGGTGATCCTGTGGGATATCCTGTTCCGAGGCCAGCTCGGTTTTTCGATCTCGTTTCTCGAGGAGATGTGGGCGCGCAACCTCGGCAACCTGATGATGAGCCCGTTGAAGCCGATCGAGTTTCTGATCTCGCTGATGATCATGAGCCTGATCCGGCTTGCGATCGGCGTCATCCCGATGACGCTGCTGGCGTTGTTCTTCTTCGACTTCAATTTCTTCGCGATCGGGCTGCCGCTGATCGCGTTCTTCTGCAACTTGATCTTCACGAGCTGGTCGATCGGGATTTTCGTCTCGGGCCTTGTGCTGCGCAACGGGCTCGGGGCCGAGAGCATCGTCTGGACGCTGATGTTCGGCCTGATGCCGCTCGCCTGCGTCTATTATCCGGTCTCGGTGCTGCCCGGCTGGCTGCAATGGATCGCCTGGACGCTGCCGCCGACCTATGTGTTCGAGGGCATGCGCGCACTTCTCATTAATCAAACTTTCAGGAGCGATCTGATGGTCTGGTCGCTGGCCATCAACGTGGTGTTGTTGATTGCCTCCTTTGCGATCTTTCTTGCCCTTTTGCGCAGCGCCAAACGGGTAGGATCGCTGCTCGGGGGTGGCGAATAA
- a CDS encoding ActS/PrrB/RegB family redox-sensitive histidine kinase, with protein sequence MSDVAASDFRLPHRYVRLDTILRLRWLAALGQLTAIFIVAHGLEFDFPVIACVAVVAVSALLNLALQVAFNPMQRLEPLHAAALLALNIVELAALLFLTGGLQNPFSFLFLAPVLISATVLPIRLTIGLGLLAVACASALVFFHLPLPWDSDDPLVLPPIYLFGVWLSIVLAIGVTSLYAFQAAEEARKLSDALAATELVLTREQHLTQLDGLAAAAAHELGTPLSTIFLISRELEKTIEGNGQLASDLKTLREQAQRCRDILAKITQLSSSGAPFDLMPISTLIEEAVAPHRDFGVAIKVRLAVAATREPVGARNPAILYGVGNILENAVDFARTTVEVNAWWNADTVEIVISDDGPGIAPDMLKRIGEPYLSRRRSADEAHRERAGLGLGIFIARTLLERTGAKVSFSNRTFPDHGAVVQIAWPRARFEAAETTESAAGSEN encoded by the coding sequence ATGTCCGACGTTGCAGCCTCCGACTTCCGCCTGCCGCACCGCTATGTCCGTCTCGATACGATCCTCCGGCTGCGCTGGCTGGCGGCGCTCGGCCAGCTCACCGCGATCTTCATCGTGGCGCATGGGCTGGAGTTCGACTTTCCCGTCATTGCCTGTGTCGCCGTCGTCGCGGTCTCCGCACTGCTAAATCTCGCGCTGCAGGTGGCCTTCAACCCGATGCAGCGGCTGGAACCGCTCCATGCGGCGGCGCTGCTCGCGCTCAATATCGTCGAACTGGCTGCACTCCTGTTCCTGACCGGAGGCTTGCAGAATCCGTTTTCATTCCTGTTCCTCGCGCCGGTTCTGATCTCGGCGACGGTGCTGCCGATCCGGCTGACGATCGGGCTCGGCCTGCTCGCGGTCGCCTGTGCCTCGGCGCTGGTGTTCTTCCATTTGCCGCTACCCTGGGACAGTGACGACCCGCTGGTGCTGCCGCCGATCTACCTGTTCGGCGTCTGGCTTTCGATCGTGCTCGCGATCGGCGTCACCTCGCTCTATGCATTCCAGGCGGCCGAGGAGGCACGAAAGCTTTCTGACGCGCTGGCCGCGACCGAACTGGTGCTGACGCGCGAGCAGCATCTGACCCAGCTGGACGGGCTTGCGGCTGCCGCCGCGCATGAACTCGGCACGCCCTTGTCGACGATCTTCCTGATTTCGCGGGAGCTGGAAAAGACCATCGAGGGCAACGGTCAGCTCGCCTCCGACCTCAAGACTTTGCGCGAGCAGGCGCAGCGCTGCCGCGACATCCTGGCCAAGATCACCCAGCTCTCCTCCTCCGGCGCGCCGTTTGACCTGATGCCGATATCGACGCTGATCGAGGAAGCGGTGGCGCCACACCGGGATTTCGGCGTCGCGATCAAGGTGCGGCTTGCTGTCGCAGCCACGCGCGAGCCGGTCGGCGCGCGGAACCCGGCAATCCTCTACGGCGTCGGCAACATCCTGGAGAATGCCGTCGATTTCGCCCGGACGACGGTAGAGGTTAACGCCTGGTGGAACGCCGATACGGTCGAAATCGTCATTTCCGACGACGGGCCGGGCATCGCCCCCGACATGCTGAAAAGGATCGGAGAACCCTATTTGTCCCGGCGCCGTAGCGCCGATGAGGCCCATCGCGAACGTGCCGGCCTCGGGCTTGGCATTTTCATCGCTCGAACGCTGCTGGAACGCACCGGCGCCAAGGTATCCTTCTCCAACCGGACCTTTCCCGATCACGGCGCCGTGGTGCAGATCGCATGGCCGCGCGCCCGTTTCGAGGCCGCGGAAACTACCGAATCCGCTGCCGGATCAGAGAATTAG
- a CDS encoding ABC transporter ATP-binding protein, producing MVDSETVPAPSPAAGPQGPVAIEVAHLIKLYKTTRAVDDISFRIARGSVTGLLGGNGAGKTTTIAMIMGLVLPTSGHVQVLGHAMPEQSAEVLGRMNFESPYVDMPMRLTVRQNLTIFGRLYAVKDLAERIEQLATDLDLKDFLDRANGKLSAGQKTRVALAKALINQPELLLLDEPTASLDPDTADWVRQHLQNYRRSHDATILLASHNMLEVERLCDRVIIMKRGRIEDDDSPDQIMARYNRTTLEDVFLDVARGRAAKVTSS from the coding sequence ATGGTCGATAGCGAGACAGTGCCAGCGCCATCGCCCGCGGCCGGGCCGCAAGGTCCTGTGGCGATCGAGGTCGCGCATCTCATAAAACTCTACAAGACCACCCGGGCGGTGGATGACATCTCGTTCCGGATCGCGCGCGGCAGCGTCACCGGGCTGCTCGGCGGCAACGGCGCCGGCAAGACCACGACGATCGCGATGATCATGGGGCTAGTGCTGCCGACCTCGGGGCACGTGCAGGTGCTGGGACACGCGATGCCGGAGCAAAGCGCCGAGGTGCTCGGCCGGATGAATTTCGAGAGCCCTTATGTCGATATGCCGATGCGGCTCACGGTGCGGCAGAACCTCACCATCTTCGGCCGGCTCTATGCGGTGAAGGATCTCGCTGAGCGCATCGAACAGCTCGCTACCGACCTGGACCTGAAGGATTTCCTCGATCGCGCCAATGGAAAGCTGTCGGCCGGGCAGAAGACCCGCGTCGCGCTGGCAAAGGCGCTGATCAACCAGCCCGAGCTGCTGCTGCTCGACGAGCCGACCGCCTCGCTCGATCCCGATACCGCCGACTGGGTGCGGCAGCACTTGCAGAACTATCGCCGGAGCCATGACGCCACCATCCTGCTGGCGTCGCACAACATGCTGGAAGTGGAGCGGCTGTGCGACCGCGTCATCATCATGAAGCGCGGCCGTATCGAGGATGACGACAGCCCCGACCAGATCATGGCGCGCTACAACCGCACCACGCTGGAAGACGTGTTTCTTGACGTCGCGCGTGGCCGGGCGGCGAAGGTGACGTCATCGTGA
- a CDS encoding ActR/PrrA/RegA family redox response regulator transcription factor, whose protein sequence is MNAIAELNDLADRSLLIVEDDKPFLERLSRAMETRGFAVTSCDTVSDGLAQINKAAPAFAVVDLRLGDGNGLDVVSALKRKRPDARTIVLTGYGNIATAVTAVKMGAVDYLSKPADADDVVAALLASGTEKSELPSNPMSADRVRWEHIQRIYEMCNRNVSETARRLNMHRRTLQRILAKRAPR, encoded by the coding sequence TTGAACGCCATCGCCGAACTGAACGATCTCGCCGACCGCTCGCTGTTGATCGTCGAGGATGACAAGCCGTTTCTGGAGCGCCTGTCGCGCGCGATGGAGACCCGCGGCTTCGCGGTGACATCTTGCGACACCGTGTCCGACGGACTGGCGCAGATCAACAAGGCCGCGCCGGCTTTTGCGGTCGTGGACTTGCGGCTCGGCGACGGCAACGGGCTCGACGTGGTATCGGCGCTGAAGCGCAAGCGTCCCGACGCGCGCACCATCGTGCTGACCGGCTACGGCAACATCGCAACCGCCGTCACGGCGGTGAAGATGGGCGCGGTGGATTATCTCTCCAAGCCCGCCGATGCCGACGACGTCGTCGCCGCGCTTCTTGCGAGCGGCACCGAGAAATCCGAACTGCCGTCGAACCCGATGTCGGCGGATCGCGTGCGCTGGGAGCACATCCAGCGCATCTATGAGATGTGCAATCGCAACGTCTCCGAAACCGCGCGGCGCCTCAACATGCACCGCCGCACCCTGCAGCGGATTCTCGCGAAGCGCGCGCCGCGCTGA
- a CDS encoding DUF1330 domain-containing protein produces the protein MGHIDPTKEVFAQFRANDRPGPIHMLNLVRLREQAAYPDGRKATGAEAYAAYGRESGPVFERLGGRIVWQGRFELMLIGPQDERWDHCFIAEYPSVAAFAEMIRDPVYREAVKHRQAAVEDSRLIRHAVLPVGKTFGEIPK, from the coding sequence ATGGGCCACATCGATCCGACGAAAGAAGTATTCGCGCAGTTTCGGGCCAACGACCGGCCGGGTCCGATCCACATGCTCAACCTGGTCCGCCTGCGCGAGCAGGCTGCCTATCCCGACGGACGCAAGGCGACCGGCGCGGAGGCCTATGCCGCCTATGGCCGGGAAAGTGGCCCGGTGTTCGAGCGGCTCGGTGGGCGGATCGTGTGGCAGGGCCGGTTCGAGCTGATGCTGATCGGACCGCAGGACGAGCGCTGGGACCATTGCTTCATCGCCGAATACCCCAGTGTTGCCGCGTTTGCCGAAATGATCCGCGATCCCGTTTACCGCGAGGCGGTCAAGCACCGCCAGGCCGCGGTGGAAGATTCCCGCCTGATCCGCCACGCCGTGCTCCCGGTAGGCAAGACGTTTGGCGAGATTCCGAAGTAG